From the genome of Rattus rattus isolate New Zealand chromosome 6, Rrattus_CSIRO_v1, whole genome shotgun sequence:
agaattgagttggagtttagatggggattgcattgaatctgtagatttcttttggaaaaatgaccatttttactatattaatcctgccaatccatgagcattggagatttatccatcttctgagatctttctcaatttctttcttcaaagacttgaagttcttgtcatacagatctttcccttgcttagttagagtcacaacaaggcattttatattttttgtgactatGGCATACAGCTTCCTTTCAATAATTTCCTTCGCTTCATATTTATccttagagtagaggaaggctactgatttctttgacttaattttatatacagccttTTGCAGAAGTTaacagctgtaggagttctctggtggaatttttggggtcacttaaatatactattatatcatcagCAAGTAGTGATATATTGACTACTTCATTACCAAtctctatccctttgacctccttttcttgtctaattgatCAGGATAGGCCACAGAGTAATATACTGAATAGGTGgtgagagagtaggcagccttgtctagtttgtgattttaatgggattgcttcaattttctatccctttagtttgatgttggctattggtttgctgtatattatttttgctatgtttagataagggtcttgaattcctgatcattccaagacttttacaacaaaggggtgttgagttttgtcaaatgctctctcttcatctaatgaaattatcatgtgggttttttccctttgagcttgttttatagtggattaagtgatggatttccatgtactgaaccatccctgcatcattgggatgaagcctacttgatcatggtgaatgattattttgatgtgttcttggattcgctTTGAGAGAttatactgagtatttttgcatcgatattgaTAAGCAtgattggtttgaagttctcttcctttgttgggtctttgtatggtttaggtctAAGCTTAACTGtggtttcataaaacaaatttgatagtgttcctctgtttctattttgtggaatagtttgaagaatactGGTATTAGGTCTaatttgaaggtctggtagaatccTGCGctgaaaccatctggccctgggcttttactggttgggagaattttaatgactgcttctatctcTTTATGGTTTGTGtaattgtttagatggtttattttaaaattggttcttggtatctctctagaaaattatccatttcatccatataTTCTAGTcttgttgagtataggattttgtagcaggatctgattttaaaatttcttcagtttctgttgttatgtttcccttttcatttataaatttgctaatttggatactgtctctgtgctctctggttagtctggctaaagatttatttatcttgttgattttctcaaagaatcagctcttggttttgttcattgtttATATAGTTTtacttgtttctacttggttgatttcaaccctgagtttgattatttcctgctgtctactcctcttgggtgtagttgcttcatttttgttctagagctttcagatgtgctctcAAGCTGTTAGTATatattctctccagtttctttatcagggtacttagtgctatgaatttttctcttaggaaTTTGTGTctcatatgtttgggtatgttgcaccttcattgtcattaaatgccttttctttctttcttttttaatttcttcattgatcaatttatcattgagtcaagcattgttcaacttccatatgtatgtgagctttctgttgtttttcttgttattgaacaccagccttagtccatggtgatctgataagatgcatggattattccaatcttcttgtatctgttgaggtctgttttgttaATGATTTTATGGTTAATTTTAGAGAAGCTATCATGAGctgcagagaaataaatatattcttttgttctaggatgaaatgttctataaacatatgtcaaatccatttggttcataacttcaaTTATTTTCACTTTGTCTCTGCTTAGGTTCAGTTTCTGTGATCTGTCAATTTCTGGGAGTAGGGTGTTGAAGACTCCCACAATTACTGCGTggggtacaatgtatgctttgagcttcagtaaatttcttttatgaatgagggtgaccttgcatttggagcaaagatgttcagaaatgagaattcatcttggtagacttttcctttgacaagtatgaaatgtcattatcttttttgataacttttggataAAAATTGATTTGAATTTGCTTTAGAGTGCCTACTCCAGATTTTAATGTCTGTGGCATAATCACACAAACCCAAAAAATGCTTTAAGAGCTTCTGCAAAACACTAGCTCTGTCATCCCTAGTACTCAGAAAGCTCCTTACATAAGTCTAGGTTCTGACTGCTCTATATATGGTAGAATATATAAGTTACTTGCCCAGGACTACAGTAGCCAGATTAAAATGTTATTGTGGCAGAATCATGGAAGcaatacaaataatatatatttattttcatcttagaACATGAAGACTTAGAATTTCTGTTAGAATTCACTTGAAAATCCTCCTCTACACCACTTGGTCTAAAGAGTGTACTTTGGATGGAGCTTGGTTCAACTGAATGGGAAAAAATCACTCTCACAGAAAAAGAGATGTGCTATGAGCCTAATATTGTTAAAACTTCATACTTGCTATTTGTTACTTCACTGAGCATTTATAAAATTGAGTATGTTATGAGGATCCAAGACTTCAGTGACCTCATGAATCATAACATTTCTtagagaaaatggatggaatCATACAGATCATATTTGCCTTCATTGTAATTATAGAAATCATAATAGGATGGTTTGCAAATGGATTTATAGTTTTGGTGAACTACATGCATTGGATCAAGAGAAGAAGAATCTCTACAGTGAATCAAATACTTACAGCCTTGGCTTTCTCCAGAATCTACCTTCTTTTGACAGTATTCACTCTTATATTAGCATCTGTACAATACTCAAATATATTGGTAACTAGAAGGGAGGTAAAACTGATTATTTTCCATTTGATTATCAGCAATCATTTTAGCATGTGGCTTGCTGCATGCCTtggccttttttattttcttaaaatagctaatttttctaactttatttttgttttcttaaagaagaGAGTTAACAAGGTGGTTTCAGGGACTTTGCTCATGTCTTTGGTCTTCTTGTTTCTAAACACTCTTCTGATAAACTCATACATTGATACCCAGATAGATGACTACAGAGGACATCTGCTGTATGATTTCACTTCAAATATCACTGTATCATTTTACAGGGTTATTTTAGTCATTAATAACTGTATTTTCACATCCATACCATTTACACTTTCGCAGTCAACTTTTCTCATGCTCATTTTTCTCCCTGTGGAGACATTACAAGAAGATGCAACAACATGCACAAAGATGTAGAGATGCCCTCACCAATGCTCACATCAAAGTCTTGCAAACAATGATCATGTATGTCCTTCTCTgtgccattttctttctgtttctttcagtgCAAATTTGGAGGAATAAGTTGATGGAGAACATTCTTTTTATCAGGTTTTGTGAAACTGTTGCAGCAGTTTTTCCTTCAGGACACTCATGTGTCTTGATCTGGGGAGACACAAACCTGAGACGGAACTTTCTTTATGTGTTGTGGTGGCTGAAGCACAGGTTCACATTATGGATCCCTAAATTATACTGCAGATCATCTTGCATATTCTAAAAGAAACTGAGTTCATTGGATATTCTgctagattatttatttatttaaaaaattgttttacattgctttatcaattttatttgttaaatctGATAGAAACTATAAGCAAATATTTCACATCAGAGAAGTACAATAcacatatgtaatttaaaattgtaaaattataatgTATAAGATATAGTATATTTTTACATATCAGAGTAACTAATATGGATTCACGTTTCAGGTTTAATTGAGAAAGAATTTGGCAAACACTGAGAATCATAAGCTACTTAATTATAACAGAGGGAAACACTCCTGCCTATATTCAGGGTGTTAAATGATCAGTATGATATAATTGTACTTATTATAGAATTAAAGAATTTCTTACCTccttagagaagaaggagaagggagttgaaaggaaggattgtgggaggaggtgacctgGAATGGTGCAGTGAGctgaatgtaaagtgaataagtaaacaaaagaaaaggaaaaaatgaggtacagaaaaaaacaggaaattcacaacagaggaatctcaaaagcACTTATAGAAAGGTtaaaagtccttagtcatcagggaaatgaaaatcaaaaaaacaaaaacaaaaacaaacaaagaaacaaacaaaaaaacatgcaattccacctcacaccaatcaaatggctaaaataaaaaagaagaagaagaagaagaagaagaagaagaagaagaagaagaagaagaagaagaagaagaagaagaagaagaagcctccagtgacagcacatgctggtgatgATGGGGAACAATGGGAACACTCCTCCCTAGTTTATGGGAGTGCAAACTGTTATAATcgctctggaaatcaacctggcagtttctcagaaaattgagaatagtgCTACCACAAGACCCAGATATATTATCACTCCTGGCCAGATACTCCCAAAATATTCCACCATCCCACAACGTCACTTACTAACTATATTCATACCAGCTAGAAACTGAAAGCAGACCAGATGCCCCTAACCTGAAGAATGGACATAgaaattgtgttttatttgtaaTGAAATGGGACTTTTACTAactgatatgaagcccccaacacatatacagcagaggactattGGGTctgtttcagtcagagaagatgtacctaaccctcaaaagactggaggtcccagggaattTAGAGGTTTTGTATGGTGGGTGGTTGAGGGGAAATCCTTGTGGAGACAAGAGAcatgggaaggaggtatgggttGGCCAGGAGGTgaatgtatgacaagaacgttaagcctttgaagaaagatatcaaaaaagatctaagaagatggaaagaccttccatgctcatggattggaaggattaatatagtaaaaatggccatcttgccaaaagcaatctaccaattcaatgaaatctccattaaaattccaactcaattcttcttagaattagaaagagcaatttgcaaattcatttggaattaaaaataagCCAGGATAGTgtaaactattctcaaaaataaaagaacttctgaggaaattaccatccttgacctcaagcagtgttacagagcaatagtgataaaaaaattaaacctgtgtgatattggtacagagacaggtatgtagatcaatggaatagaattgaaagaaatgaacccacacatgtattgtcaattgatctttgacaaaggagctaaaaccatccagtgaaataAAGATGcaatttcaacaaatagtgctgattcaactggaggtcagcaaacagaaaaatgtaaagcaatctattcttatttccttgatcaaagctcaagtccaagtggatcaaggacctccagataaaaccaggtatactgaaactaatagaaaagaaaattgaggaagagccttgaacacatgtgctcaggggaaaatttcctgaacggaacacaaatggcttatgctgtaagatcaaaaatcaacaaatgggacctcagacaattgaaaatcttctgtaaggcaatggacactgtcaataggagaaaagcaaccaacagattgcaataaaatctttattaatcctatatcagataaagggctaatatttaatatatacaaagaactcaattagacctcagagaaccaaatattccttttaaaattggggtacagagctaaacaaaaattcaactgaggaataatgaatggccgagaagcacctaaagaaatgttcaacatcctttttcatcaaatcaaaacaaacctgatattctacctcccaccagtcagaatggctaagatcaaagactcaggtgatagaagatgttggcaaggatgtggaaaa
Proteins encoded in this window:
- the LOC116903054 gene encoding LOW QUALITY PROTEIN: taste receptor type 2 member 129-like (The sequence of the model RefSeq protein was modified relative to this genomic sequence to represent the inferred CDS: deleted 1 base in 1 codon) gives rise to the protein MDGIIQIIFAFIVIIEIIIGWFANGFIVLVNYMHWIKRRRISTVNQILTALAFSRIYLLLTVFTLILASVQYSNILVTRREVKLIIFHLIISNHFSMWLAACLGLFYFLKIANFSNFIFVFLKKRVNKVVSGTLLMSLVFLFLNTLLINSYIDTQIDDYRGHLLYDFTSNITVSFYRVILVINNCIFTSIPFTLSQSTFLMLIFSLWRHYKKMQQHAQRCRDALTNAHIKVLQTMIMYVLLCAIFFLFLSVQIWRNKLMENILFIRFCETVAAVFPSGHSCVLIWGDTNLRRNFLYVLWWLKHRFTLWIPKLYCRSSCIF